Proteins encoded in a region of the Acidiferrobacteraceae bacterium genome:
- the accD gene encoding acetyl-CoA carboxylase, carboxyltransferase subunit beta has protein sequence MSWFDKLLPPKIKSRGTKKSIPEGLWKKCPSCSAVLYCVEIENNMDVCPKCNHHMRIGARRRLDLFLDPEPRREIGEALRPLDVLKFKDSRKYKDRLSDAEKNTGEHDALVVMEGAVKGVPLVAGAFEFAFMGGSMGSVVGERFVRAVDTALQREIPLVCFAASGGARMQEALLSLMQMSKTSAALTRLGAAGIPFVSVLTDPTMGGVSASFAMLGDVIVAEPGALIGFAGPRVIEQTVRETLPEGFQRSEFLLEHGAIDMIVDRREIRDRLASLLPILMTDRVSAVKSTPPPVPPSPEPPVDEQP, from the coding sequence TTGCCGCCCAAGATCAAAAGCCGCGGTACCAAGAAATCCATTCCCGAAGGGTTGTGGAAGAAATGCCCTTCGTGCTCGGCCGTGCTCTATTGCGTCGAGATCGAGAACAACATGGATGTCTGCCCCAAGTGCAACCATCACATGCGCATCGGCGCACGTCGTCGCCTGGATCTCTTTCTCGATCCGGAGCCGAGGAGGGAAATCGGCGAGGCCCTGCGGCCGCTGGATGTGCTGAAATTCAAGGACAGCCGGAAGTACAAGGACCGGCTCTCTGACGCGGAGAAGAATACCGGAGAACATGACGCTCTCGTAGTGATGGAAGGCGCCGTCAAGGGCGTACCACTGGTGGCGGGTGCGTTTGAATTCGCGTTCATGGGCGGGTCCATGGGTTCGGTAGTCGGAGAACGATTCGTCCGTGCCGTCGATACGGCCCTGCAGCGGGAGATTCCGCTCGTCTGTTTCGCCGCAAGCGGCGGGGCACGCATGCAGGAGGCACTGTTGTCCCTGATGCAGATGTCCAAGACCTCCGCCGCACTGACACGCCTCGGCGCCGCCGGCATCCCGTTTGTATCGGTGCTGACCGATCCCACCATGGGTGGCGTATCTGCCAGCTTCGCCATGCTTGGCGATGTGATCGTCGCCGAACCCGGTGCGCTGATCGGATTTGCCGGCCCGCGGGTCATCGAACAGACCGTACGTGAGACCCTGCCGGAGGGATTTCAGCGGTCGGAATTTCTGCTCGAACACGGCGCCATCGACATGATCGTGGATCGGCGTGAGATCCGCGACCGCCTCGCCAGCCTGTTGCCCATCCTGATGACCGATCGGGTCAGCGCGGTGAAATCGACTCCGCCACCCGTTCCTCCTTCCCCCGAACCCCCGGTTGACGAACAACCCTGA
- the folC gene encoding bifunctional tetrahydrofolate synthase/dihydrofolate synthase has translation MSATTLADWLERIERLHPREIELGLDRAREVWRRHHDDLLPFPVIVVAGTNGKGSVAAMLEAIYRAAGYRTACYTSPHLVRYNERVRINGQECTDEQLCQAFERVERSRGDTPLTYFEFGTLAALHLFVDAAVDVAILEVGLGGRLDVVNIFDADVAIVTTIGVDHSDWLGPDRESIGREKAGIFRAGRAAICGDPEPPRSVGEEAGRIGARYLRLRHDFDYVCEGNGCTWRGPGKQRSALPRPVLPGPHQLRNAACALMAVAELAPHLPVDQAAVRSGLLAVRLPGRLQILPGKPQVTLDVAHNPQAVAVLADQLGAQACPGHTHAVIGMMGDKDIAGCLRPMAPRVDHWYLATLAPPRGAAAEQLREELERIAPGAAASTFDTVLEAFQSARSSASADDRIVVFGSFETVGAIMRHSSGS, from the coding sequence CTGAGCGCGACCACTCTCGCTGACTGGCTCGAGCGCATCGAGCGGCTGCATCCCCGAGAGATCGAGCTCGGACTGGATCGCGCGCGTGAAGTGTGGCGGCGACATCACGACGATTTGCTTCCATTTCCCGTGATTGTGGTTGCGGGTACCAACGGCAAGGGTTCGGTTGCAGCGATGCTGGAGGCCATCTACCGCGCTGCCGGCTACCGGACTGCGTGCTACACCTCGCCGCACCTGGTGCGCTACAACGAACGCGTGCGCATCAACGGGCAGGAATGTACGGACGAACAGTTGTGCCAGGCTTTTGAGCGGGTGGAACGTAGCCGGGGAGACACACCGCTGACCTATTTCGAATTTGGCACCCTGGCGGCGCTCCATCTTTTTGTCGACGCGGCCGTCGACGTTGCCATTCTTGAGGTCGGACTCGGGGGTCGCCTGGACGTGGTGAATATCTTCGATGCCGATGTGGCGATCGTTACCACCATCGGCGTGGACCATTCCGACTGGCTGGGTCCGGATCGCGAGAGCATCGGGCGGGAGAAGGCCGGTATCTTTCGCGCAGGTCGGGCGGCGATCTGTGGCGATCCCGAACCGCCGCGATCCGTCGGCGAGGAGGCCGGGCGCATTGGCGCACGCTATCTGCGTTTGCGCCACGACTTCGATTATGTGTGCGAAGGGAATGGCTGTACCTGGCGCGGCCCCGGGAAACAGCGCTCGGCTCTGCCGCGTCCCGTGCTCCCGGGACCGCACCAGTTGCGGAATGCCGCCTGTGCGCTAATGGCGGTGGCCGAGCTGGCCCCGCACCTGCCGGTGGATCAGGCGGCCGTGCGCAGCGGCCTGCTTGCGGTTCGTTTGCCGGGACGCCTGCAGATACTCCCGGGCAAGCCGCAGGTGACACTCGATGTCGCTCACAATCCCCAGGCCGTAGCCGTGCTGGCCGACCAGCTCGGTGCGCAGGCTTGTCCTGGCCACACCCATGCGGTCATCGGCATGATGGGCGACAAGGACATCGCAGGGTGTCTGCGCCCAATGGCGCCACGGGTGGATCACTGGTACCTGGCAACGCTTGCGCCACCACGTGGGGCGGCAGCCGAACAACTGCGTGAGGAGCTCGAACGAATTGCACCCGGAGCGGCTGCAAGCACGTTTGATACGGTGCTTGAGGCATTTCAGTCTGCTCGCTCGTCTGCATCGGCCGACGACCGAATCGTCGTGTTTGGTTCTTTCGAGACCGTGGGTGCTATAATGCGCCATTCCTCAGGATCGTAG
- a CDS encoding SPOR domain-containing protein — protein sequence MAVSQRDTAEFEPRRRIIGAIILVTLAFVVFSLVLQDKPVEPGTAKPEQEPDTQVVVAPVPSPSATASRPAASPDSPATTEPTAVTPTKPVPPPAPTASVPKPEPKPATQPKTEAAKPAPAPVATGNWLVQVGTFSEPENARRLGEKLKGIHYPVRLKVVTLDKGRAVRVQAGPFATKASAVAARDDIEKRLGLRGVIRVRK from the coding sequence ATGGCAGTTTCTCAACGCGACACAGCCGAGTTCGAACCGCGTCGGCGCATCATTGGCGCCATCATACTCGTCACCCTTGCTTTCGTAGTTTTCTCCCTGGTATTGCAGGACAAGCCTGTGGAACCGGGTACCGCGAAACCGGAGCAGGAGCCCGACACACAAGTTGTTGTTGCACCGGTTCCGAGTCCTTCGGCAACAGCGTCCCGACCCGCAGCCTCGCCCGACTCTCCGGCGACGACGGAGCCAACTGCAGTTACCCCGACAAAACCGGTCCCGCCGCCGGCGCCAACGGCAAGCGTGCCGAAGCCGGAGCCGAAACCCGCTACACAACCGAAGACCGAAGCCGCCAAGCCGGCACCGGCGCCGGTGGCGACCGGGAACTGGCTCGTGCAGGTAGGCACCTTCTCCGAGCCGGAGAATGCGCGGCGTCTTGGTGAGAAGCTCAAGGGGATCCATTATCCGGTGAGGCTGAAGGTAGTGACCCTGGACAAGGGCAGGGCGGTCCGGGTTCAGGCCGGACCCTTCGCGACCAAAGCCAGCGCCGTTGCGGCCAGGGATGATATTGAAAAACGCCTCGGCTTGCGGGGTGTCATACGTGTGCGCAAGTAG
- a CDS encoding CvpA family protein, giving the protein MNLLDWILAVVFMVFVALGFRRGFLKEILSLAAWLVAAVVAWLFAADVGPLFSVWLRDPAARTGAGFVATFVVVFLIMTGLGIFLRRWLLVRPWTRFVNYLLGGFTGAGRGLLVLVVFTLLAGLTSAPRQPWWRESLFMPTLQEVALEAGGYLPRDVLRYISYN; this is encoded by the coding sequence ATGAACTTACTCGACTGGATCCTTGCCGTGGTCTTCATGGTATTCGTGGCGCTGGGATTTCGCCGGGGGTTCCTCAAGGAGATCCTGTCCCTGGCAGCTTGGCTGGTCGCCGCCGTGGTGGCCTGGCTGTTCGCCGCCGATGTGGGGCCGCTATTCTCGGTCTGGCTCCGGGACCCGGCGGCCCGGACCGGAGCGGGGTTCGTCGCTACATTCGTGGTTGTCTTCCTGATTATGACTGGGCTCGGGATCTTTTTGCGGCGCTGGCTGTTGGTACGACCATGGACCCGTTTCGTGAACTACCTGCTGGGAGGATTTACGGGAGCGGGGCGGGGGCTTCTCGTTCTGGTCGTTTTCACCCTGCTGGCGGGGCTGACCTCCGCGCCGCGCCAGCCGTGGTGGCGGGAATCCCTGTTTATGCCCACACTTCAGGAAGTGGCTCTGGAGGCCGGGGGCTATCTGCCGCGGGATGTCTTGCGGTATATCAGTTATAATTGA
- the purF gene encoding amidophosphoribosyltransferase has translation MCGIVGILAKGPVNQSIYDALTVLQHRGQDAAGILTSDGQRVYLRKENGLVRDVFTAQHMFNLTGNMGLGHVRYPTAGCDSAAEAQPFYVNSPFGIALGHNGNLTNADELREEIFREDLRHVNTDSDSEILLNVLAHELHALGKMRLSPEDIFRAVAAVHRRARGAYAVTALIVGFGLLAFRDPYGIRPLVYGRRETDTGPEHMVASESVALDTLGYDLVRDVEPGEAVYIDLQGHVHTSQCATDARHVPCLFEYVYMARPDSMIDGIAVHKTRLRMGEKLAQKIAREWGEREIDVVIPIPDTSRTSALQMAYELDIKYREGFIKNRYIGRTFIMPGQAQRKKSVRQKLNPIDLEFRGKNVLLVDDSIVRGTTSKQIIQMAREAGARKVYFASAAPPVRYPNVYGIDMPSVTELVAAGRTDQEIAAEIGADALIYQDLEDLIQAAHEGNPAISEFDASCFNGEYVTGDVHQDYLDRIEQRRNDSAKSSRASNELVFTEPHTNSGRTSPH, from the coding sequence ATGTGCGGCATTGTCGGTATCCTGGCCAAGGGTCCGGTAAACCAATCCATCTACGATGCGCTTACGGTACTTCAGCATCGCGGCCAGGATGCAGCCGGGATTCTGACCAGTGACGGCCAGCGCGTCTATCTGCGCAAGGAAAACGGACTGGTCCGGGACGTCTTTACCGCGCAGCACATGTTCAATCTCACGGGTAACATGGGTCTGGGGCATGTGCGCTACCCCACCGCCGGTTGTGATTCCGCTGCCGAGGCCCAGCCCTTTTACGTCAATTCCCCCTTCGGGATCGCCCTCGGCCATAACGGGAACCTGACAAATGCCGATGAGTTGCGCGAAGAGATCTTTCGCGAGGATCTGCGGCATGTGAATACGGATTCCGACTCGGAGATTCTCCTGAATGTCCTGGCCCATGAGCTTCACGCCCTGGGCAAGATGCGTCTGTCCCCGGAAGATATCTTCCGTGCCGTGGCCGCGGTCCACCGGCGCGCGCGCGGTGCCTATGCGGTAACCGCCCTGATCGTCGGTTTTGGCCTCCTGGCCTTCCGCGATCCGTATGGAATCCGTCCCCTGGTCTATGGGCGGCGCGAGACCGATACCGGGCCCGAGCACATGGTCGCTTCTGAAAGTGTCGCTTTGGACACGCTGGGCTACGATCTGGTTCGCGATGTCGAGCCAGGCGAAGCCGTCTATATCGATCTTCAGGGTCACGTGCATACGAGCCAGTGCGCGACCGATGCCCGCCATGTCCCGTGCCTGTTCGAGTACGTATACATGGCGCGCCCGGATTCGATGATCGACGGCATAGCGGTGCACAAGACCCGTTTGCGCATGGGCGAGAAACTGGCGCAAAAGATCGCGCGCGAGTGGGGTGAGAGGGAGATCGATGTCGTGATCCCGATTCCCGACACGAGTCGCACCTCGGCCTTGCAGATGGCCTATGAACTGGATATCAAGTACCGGGAAGGATTCATCAAGAATCGCTACATCGGGCGAACCTTTATCATGCCCGGTCAGGCGCAGCGCAAGAAGTCCGTGCGCCAGAAGCTCAATCCCATCGATCTCGAGTTTCGGGGCAAGAACGTGCTGTTGGTGGACGACTCCATCGTTCGTGGTACTACCTCCAAGCAGATCATACAGATGGCGCGCGAGGCCGGTGCCCGCAAGGTGTACTTCGCTTCGGCGGCGCCCCCGGTGCGCTATCCCAATGTATACGGAATTGATATGCCTTCCGTAACCGAACTGGTCGCCGCCGGTCGTACGGATCAGGAGATTGCCGCCGAGATTGGAGCGGATGCCCTGATCTACCAGGACCTGGAGGATCTGATCCAGGCAGCCCATGAAGGCAATCCGGCAATCAGCGAGTTCGATGCCTCCTGCTTCAACGGAGAATACGTAACCGGTGATGTGCACCAGGATTATCTGGACCGGATCGAGCAGCGGCGCAACGACTCGGCGAAGAGCAGCCGCGCGAGCAACGAACTGGTATTTACCGAGCCCCATACCAACTCCGGCCGAACCTCGCCGCATTGA
- a CDS encoding O-succinylhomoserine sulfhydrylase, producing MADTESNKPGFATRAIRAGQVRTPEGEQSEPIYSTSSYVFESAAQAAARFSGAEPGNIYSRFTNPTVRTFEQRLASLEGGERCVATSSGMVAILSTCLALLKGGDHIVSSRGVFGSTTLLFQNYLGKLGIETSGVPLTDLDAWRAAIRPETRILFLETPSNPLTEVADLRALAELAHAHGCLLVVDNTLCTAALQRPLELGADISIVSSTKYIDGQGRFIGGAVIGSDELVGKDVYGFLRTCGPAMSPVTAWAHLKGLETLPLRMKGHCANAQALAEWLQAQELVEQVYYPGLSAHPQHDLAARQQDGFGGLLSFEIRGGQTQAWQFIDALRLISITANLGDTRTMVTHPATTTHGRISPEARVEAGIRDNLVRLAVGLEELGDIQRDLQRGFDAVT from the coding sequence ATGGCTGACACCGAATCCAACAAGCCTGGCTTTGCCACCCGGGCCATTCGCGCCGGGCAGGTGCGGACACCGGAGGGCGAACAGAGCGAACCGATCTATTCAACCTCGAGCTATGTGTTCGAAAGCGCGGCGCAGGCGGCAGCGCGATTTTCCGGCGCCGAACCGGGGAACATCTATTCGCGCTTCACCAATCCCACGGTGCGAACCTTCGAGCAACGCCTTGCTTCGCTGGAGGGAGGCGAGCGCTGCGTGGCCACGAGTTCGGGAATGGTGGCGATTCTTTCAACCTGCCTCGCCCTGCTGAAGGGCGGAGACCATATCGTGTCTTCCCGTGGTGTATTCGGGTCGACCACCTTGCTGTTCCAGAATTATCTCGGAAAGTTGGGTATTGAGACGTCGGGTGTTCCCCTGACCGATCTGGATGCATGGCGGGCGGCGATCCGACCCGAGACCCGAATTCTGTTCCTGGAGACTCCGTCCAATCCCCTTACGGAAGTAGCCGACCTTCGGGCGTTGGCCGAACTTGCCCATGCGCACGGCTGTCTTCTGGTGGTCGACAACACCTTGTGCACGGCCGCGTTGCAGCGGCCACTGGAGCTCGGCGCCGATATTTCAATTGTTTCCAGCACCAAGTACATCGATGGCCAGGGCAGGTTTATTGGCGGCGCGGTGATCGGCAGCGACGAACTCGTTGGCAAGGATGTGTACGGTTTCCTTCGTACCTGTGGTCCTGCCATGAGCCCGGTGACGGCGTGGGCCCATCTTAAGGGGCTGGAGACCCTGCCGCTGCGGATGAAAGGCCACTGCGCCAATGCCCAGGCCCTGGCCGAGTGGCTGCAGGCCCAGGAATTGGTAGAGCAGGTGTACTACCCGGGGCTTTCGGCACACCCGCAACACGATCTGGCTGCGCGACAGCAGGACGGTTTCGGTGGCTTGCTGTCGTTTGAGATTCGCGGCGGGCAGACGCAGGCGTGGCAATTCATCGATGCCCTGCGGTTGATTTCCATCACGGCGAACCTGGGGGATACCCGGACCATGGTTACCCATCCGGCAACCACGACCCACGGACGCATCAGCCCCGAGGCGCGGGTCGAAGCGGGCATTCGCGATAATCTGGTTCGGCTTGCCGTGGGCCTGGAAGAGTTGGGCGATATCCAGCGTGATCTGCAACGTGGATTCGATGCCGTCACTTGA